A window of the Ostrea edulis chromosome 1, xbOstEdul1.1, whole genome shotgun sequence genome harbors these coding sequences:
- the LOC125682032 gene encoding UPF0598 protein CG30010-like: MFPTAFNLVYRWSSNVRTKARVIRCLHYIQGQEPEPKIREYFYFIDHQGQLFLDDARIKNFTSCFKEKDFLIFFFKRLRLNEGDRYSNEFPYLSPCGRERNYIRCDDKPVVYTHLMDSDSGKALLSYSGAGNALTTEFLPTRICMLPNTGRVYHPAPAKLGGIGLIKSSLAIELSKYFEFENGEDNPPTHFIWKEKRITLTNDLIDLMDKTPFQIREMLSKNN, encoded by the exons ATGTTTCCAACTGCATTCAATCTGGTTTATCGATGGAGTTCGAATGTCAGAACAAAAGCACGTGTGATTCGATGCCTTCACTACATACAGGGACAAGAACCAGAACCTAAGATACGAGAATACTTTTACTTTATCGACCATCAGGGCCAG TTATTTCTTGATGATGCCCGGATAAAGAATTTTACATCTTGTTTCAAGG AGAAGGATTTcttgatattcttttttaaaagactGAGATTAAATGAAGGTGATAgatattcaaatgaatttccCTATCTGTCACCGTGCGGGAGAGAAAGGAATTACATTCGATGTGATGATAAACCAGTAGTGTATACTCACCTGATGGACTCTGATTCTGGAAAGGCACTTTTATCCTACAGTGGTGCAGGAAATGCTTTAACTACTGAATTTTTGCCAACAAGGATATGCATGTTACCCAATACTGGGAGAGTTTATCATCCAGCCCCAGCTAAACTGGGGGGAATTGGGCTGATTAAGTCAAGTCTTGCTATAGAACTTAGCaagtattttgaatttgaaaatggtgAAGACAATCCACCAACTCATTTTATCTGGAAGGAGAAGAGAATTACTTTGACCAATGATTTAATTGACTTGATGGATAAAACTCCGTTTCAAATTAGAGAAATGTTAagcaaaaataattga
- the LOC125664854 gene encoding uncharacterized protein LOC125664854, with the protein MAKTKTTGGEPLRKCPFCTFKTGLHSEWKDHMAECYEKRYFCKKCDYSTDKKVNYLRRLKRNHAEQPDGNQSSAQQTGRCSDSCGTSSSKEPNEPESSDEEEWLSQEPDIAIEEEPESTESKNADECSSAQRPQDQDDRLVVDATTRKRTQPLPVYTPSRTKTPRLENVIGDVAVPVQTVDKGVQTDPVLYTKSIKTTTIVKEHGRKIVTVKREKML; encoded by the coding sequence ATGGCGAAAACCAAAACAACTGGTGGTGAGCCACTGAGGAAGTGTCCATTTTGTACGTTCAAGACGGGACTTCATTCTGAGTGGAAGGACCACATGGCGGAATGTTATGAGAAAAGATACTTTTGTAAAAAATGCGACTATTCAACAGACAAGAAAGTAAACTACTTGCGACGCCTAAAGAGGAACCACGCAGAGCAGCCTGATGGGAACCAGAGCAGTGCCCAGCAAACTGGTAGATGCTCAGACAGTTGTGGGACAAGTTCATCTAAAGAACCCAATGAACCAGAATCATCGGACGAAGAGGAGTGGTTGTCACAGGAACCTGACATAGCCATTGAAGAGGAGCCAGAAAGTACTGAAAGCAAAAACGCCGATGAATGTTCATCTGCTCAACGCCCTCAGGATCAAGACGATCGACTGGTAGTGGATGCAACCACAAGAAAACGAACACAGCCACTGCCTGTTTATACTCCCAGCAGGACAAAGACCCCAAGGCTTGAGAATGTGATAGGTGATGTTGCAGTTCCAGTTCAGACTGTAGATAAGGGTGTTCAAACCGACCCTGTGTTGTACACTAAATCAATTAAGACGACAACTATTGTAAAGGAACATGGTCGCAAGATTGTGACAGTGAAAAGAGAGAAGATGTTGTGA